CCCATGTTCGGCGTCCATGTATTTCATCTTGCCCAGCCCGATCCCGTGTTCGCCGCTGACCGTGCCGCCCAGTTCCAGCGCAAGCTCTGCCAGCGTGTGGGAAAACTCGCGCCCCCGGTCCATCTCGTCGGCATCCCCGGGATCGACGCTCAGCCCGCAGTGATAGTTGCCGTCACCCGCATGGCTGACAATGGTGCAGGTCAGGCCCAGACGCCGGGATTCCGCCTGAGAGCGCGTTACCGCCTCTGCCAGTTTGGAGATCGGCACGCAGACATCGGTGGTCATCAGCTTCTTGCCGGGAAAGAACGAGGTGCTGGCGTAATGCGCCTTGTGCCGCATGTCCCACAGCGCATTGCGATCCTCGGTCTTCGTCGCGGTCTGGAACCCTTCGGCGCCGAAATCGGCCGCGATCTCGCCGAAACTGGCCATCTGTTCGGCGACCCAGGCGGGCGAGCCGTGGAATTCAAGGAACAGATGCGGGGCCTCTGGCAGGCCGGCCTTTGAATAGATGTTGAACCCTTTCACCATCATCTCGTCCAGCATCTCGATCCGCGCCACGGGCAGGCCCGACTGTACGGTCAGGATCACGCAGTTCACCGCGTCCTCTACGCTCGCAAAGCGGCAGGTCGCGGCCGAGATCGCCTCGGGCACACCCTGAAGGCGCAGGGTCACTTCGGTCAGGATCCCCAGCGTCCCTTCGGAGCCCACCAGAAGATGGGTCAGGTCATAACCGGTGGAGGATTTTCGCGCCTTGCTGCCGGTGCGGATGATCGTGCCGTCGGCCATCACGGCCTCCAGCGCCAGAACGTTTTCGCGCATGGTGCCATAGCGAAAGGCGGTGGTGCCGCTGGCCCGCGTCGCCGCCATCCCGCCGATGGAGGCATCGGCCCCGGGATCGACCGGGAAGAACAGGCCGGTGGCGCGCAATTCCTCGTTCAGGGTCTTGCGGGTGATGCCCGGCTGCACCACTACGTTCAGATCCTCGGCATTGACCGTCAGCACCCGGTTCATCCGCGCCATGTCAAGGCTGATCCCGCCCGCGGTTGCCAGGTGCTGCCCCTCCAGCGAACTGGCGGCCCCATAGGCCACGACAGGGCAGCGATGGGCATTGCAGGTCTTCAGGATGGCCGCGACCTCTTCGGTCGTCTCCGGATAGGCGACGGCATCGGGCGGGGAAAAGGGATAATAGGTCTCGTTACGGGCATGCAGGTCAAGTTCGGCTTGCGTGGTGACGAGCCTGTCGCCCAGCTGCGCGCGCAACTCGTCAAGGGCGGCGGTGTGATCGGTCATTCCGTGTTCAGTCCCGAAAGGATGGCCAGCGCCACGACGACAAGCATCGACGCGGCCATGAGATAATTGATCCGCCGGTGCCCGGCCTCGCTGATGTTCAGCCGGTGCAGGCTTGCCCCCGCCCACAGCCAGCCGAGGTGAATTGGAATCCAGATTGCGTTCATGATCACCAGCTTGGCTGCTGTCTCGAAGACAAGGTTTTCCGGCGCAAAGGCGAACCCCGCAAAAAGCGTGGTGTTCACGGCATAGGCCTTGGGGTTGATGATCTGCAAGAGCACACCGGCCATGACGCCGGGGGGTGTCTTCGCCTCGATAAACGCGATGCGGGACCCGGCAAAGGCGATGCGCGCGGCGAGATAGGTCAGATAGGCCACCGACGCGCCCATCAGCACCACGCGGATCACCGGCACCGACAGGACGATGGCCGCCACGCCCGAGATCACCGTCAGCCCGACAAGGTTGGAGCCGAGAAACAGCCCCAGCACATAGCGCAAACCGGGCCGGAACCCGTAGGCAGACCCCATGCCCGCCGCCGACAGCACACCCGGGCCGGGCGTGATGATCAGGAACAGGACGGCGGCGGCGAATGTCAGCATCGACGATCCGTCGCCGGCAGCGCGGTGTGTGGGCTCACGTCTGGGCCTCCCGGGGGGCGCGGTCTTGCATCGCCGCTTTAATGGTATACCATTTCGATGAATGCGGGTTTGCGGGGCTTTGTCAACCGCTGTGCAAGGCCCGCAGGGGGAGGAGACATGCAGCTTTTCGATCTGAGCGGCCGGACGGCCCTTGTGACGGGCGCGTCCATGGGCATCGGCTTTGCGCTCGCCCGCGGACTTGCACAGGCCGGTGCGCGGGTGGTGTTGAACGCACGCAATGCCGAGCGCCTTGCCAACGCGGGCGAAACCCTGCGCGCCGAGGGGGCAGAGGTCGCGACACTGCCTTTCGACGTGACCGATGCAGGGGCTGTGCGCACGGCCATCGACGGGTATGAGGCCGACACCGGCCCCATCGACATCCTTGTCAACAATGCCGGCATGCAGCACCGCACGCCGCTGGAGGACTTCCCGGTCGACGCATTCGACCGCCTGATGCGGACCAATGTGAACTCCGCCTTCTATGTCGGGCAGGCCGTGGCGCGGCACATGATCGGGCGCGGCGCCGGGCGCATCGTCAATATCGCCAGCGTGCAGGCGGCGCTCGCCCGTCCGGGCATCGCGCCCTACACCGCGTCCAAGGGCGCCATCGCCAACCTGACCAAGGGCATGGCGACGGACTGGGCGCGGCATGGACTGACCTGCAATGCCATCGCGCCGGGCTATTTCGATACGCCCCTGAATGCCGCGCTGGTGGCCGATCCGGAGTTTTGCGCCTGGCTGGAGAAACGCACGCCCGCGGGCCGCTGGGGCCGGGTGGAGGAACTGGTGGGCGCCTGCGTGTTCCTCGCCTCCGACGCCGCCAGTTTCGTCAACGGGCACACGCTTTACGTCGACGGCGGCATCACCGCCAGTTTGTGAGGGAGGAACACATGGCCGACACACCTGTCATGGGTTTCATCGGCGTGGGCTATATGGGCCACGGCATGGCGAAGAACATCCTGCAGGGCGGCTATCCCCTGTGGATCAAGGGCAACCGCAACCGCGACCCGGTCGAAAGCCTGAAGGGCATGGGCGCGCAAGAGGCGGCCACCAACCGCGAGATGGCCGAAAAATGCGACATCATCCATCTGTGCCTGCCGAATTCCCCGGCGGTGGAGGCCGCGGTGCGGGGGCAGGACGGCATCCTAGCCGGGGCGCGTCCGGGCCTGATCGTGATCGACACGACCACCGCCGATCCGGCCTCCACCATGGCGCTGGCCGATCAGATGGCGGCCGAGGGCGTGACGCTGGTCGACGCACCGCTGGGCCGCACGCCGAAAGAGGCGGAGGCCGGCACGCTGGACGCGATGGTCGGGGCGGATGACGCCACCTTTGACAAGATCAAACCGGTGATTGACTGCTGGGCGGGCAACATCACCCATGTCGGCGGCGTGGGCGCAGGCCACAAGATGAAGCTGCTGATGAACATGATCGCGATGAGCTATGCCGCGGTCTATGCAGAGGCGACGGTGCTGGGCGCCAAGGTCGGCATATCGCCCCAGACCGTGCGCCAGGTGATCGGGTCAAGCCGGCTGTCGAACGGGTTTTTCGAGACCTTCATGCGCTATACCGTCGAC
The genomic region above belongs to Rhodovulum sp. P5 and contains:
- a CDS encoding FAD-binding oxidoreductase translates to MTDHTAALDELRAQLGDRLVTTQAELDLHARNETYYPFSPPDAVAYPETTEEVAAILKTCNAHRCPVVAYGAASSLEGQHLATAGGISLDMARMNRVLTVNAEDLNVVVQPGITRKTLNEELRATGLFFPVDPGADASIGGMAATRASGTTAFRYGTMRENVLALEAVMADGTIIRTGSKARKSSTGYDLTHLLVGSEGTLGILTEVTLRLQGVPEAISAATCRFASVEDAVNCVILTVQSGLPVARIEMLDEMMVKGFNIYSKAGLPEAPHLFLEFHGSPAWVAEQMASFGEIAADFGAEGFQTATKTEDRNALWDMRHKAHYASTSFFPGKKLMTTDVCVPISKLAEAVTRSQAESRRLGLTCTIVSHAGDGNYHCGLSVDPGDADEMDRGREFSHTLAELALELGGTVSGEHGIGLGKMKYMDAEHGAALTYMRAIKAAFDPHDILNPGKMLPPPSA
- a CDS encoding LysE family translocator; its protein translation is MLTFAAAVLFLIITPGPGVLSAAGMGSAYGFRPGLRYVLGLFLGSNLVGLTVISGVAAIVLSVPVIRVVLMGASVAYLTYLAARIAFAGSRIAFIEAKTPPGVMAGVLLQIINPKAYAVNTTLFAGFAFAPENLVFETAAKLVIMNAIWIPIHLGWLWAGASLHRLNISEAGHRRINYLMAASMLVVVALAILSGLNTE
- a CDS encoding SDR family oxidoreductase, which translates into the protein MQLFDLSGRTALVTGASMGIGFALARGLAQAGARVVLNARNAERLANAGETLRAEGAEVATLPFDVTDAGAVRTAIDGYEADTGPIDILVNNAGMQHRTPLEDFPVDAFDRLMRTNVNSAFYVGQAVARHMIGRGAGRIVNIASVQAALARPGIAPYTASKGAIANLTKGMATDWARHGLTCNAIAPGYFDTPLNAALVADPEFCAWLEKRTPAGRWGRVEELVGACVFLASDAASFVNGHTLYVDGGITASL
- a CDS encoding NAD(P)-dependent oxidoreductase, whose protein sequence is MADTPVMGFIGVGYMGHGMAKNILQGGYPLWIKGNRNRDPVESLKGMGAQEAATNREMAEKCDIIHLCLPNSPAVEAAVRGQDGILAGARPGLIVIDTTTADPASTMALADQMAAEGVTLVDAPLGRTPKEAEAGTLDAMVGADDATFDKIKPVIDCWAGNITHVGGVGAGHKMKLLMNMIAMSYAAVYAEATVLGAKVGISPQTVRQVIGSSRLSNGFFETFMRYTVDRDPDAHKFTIANASKDVRYANAMAADAGVLSLMASAARQYYAHVEAIGAGGDFVPMLGDHMARLNGMDMAEEVKKGQG